The Solidesulfovibrio fructosivorans JJ] genome contains a region encoding:
- a CDS encoding HAMP domain-containing methyl-accepting chemotaxis protein produces MKNMRLGLKIGIGFGCLILIACALGLLGVFNMYSVEKTSETLSSQYIPETGIANEIERTSLLTMYAMRGYSLSMERTYREQAQKESENVRQALAKAHELSTKYPGLVRLKADLPKVQNEVDAYNGLSDKTEKLINALLASRQKMDAAAAEFVESVETLSASQQKKFAQEIQTQADSARLAERLGKLADIEAIIKIGFDIRVKNFKAQAVNDKSIRAEALQMFPKVEDVVEHLTSVTRQEADKQEIGHVRKALAGYKSAMMAFDTNTAALSELGVERNQRAAEIEELAKDMAKAGMTNTQRLSDEAVAELETASTIMVSGLVAALLLCIGIALSLTRTITRPILSSAVFADRVAGGDLDGVLDIHQGDEVGKLADSLRTMVERLKERIQEADARSAEAAEEAAKAREAMDRAEAAQRDATAQRDAMLTAAGTLQEVAQNTATASEELSAQIEQASNGATQQSHSAAETATAMEEMNSTVLEVAKNASMAAGTADQAKEKALRGKEVVGEVVRGIDTVQNHARELQRDMETLGERASGIGAIMNVISDIADQTNLLALNAAIEAARAGDAGRGFAVVADEVRKLAEKTMNATKEVGDAVTGIQQGAAGNVDKVKRTVETIADTTQLANQSGEALNEIVSLADMVASQIQSIATASEQQSATSEEINRSIDDINRISMEASEGMRQSAQAISGLAEQSSVLTRLIAEMRGGEAGGSARALPA; encoded by the coding sequence ATGAAAAACATGAGGCTTGGACTCAAGATCGGCATAGGCTTCGGGTGCCTGATTCTAATCGCTTGCGCTCTCGGTCTCCTCGGCGTCTTCAACATGTACAGTGTGGAAAAAACTTCCGAGACACTTTCAAGTCAATACATTCCCGAAACGGGTATCGCCAACGAAATCGAGCGCACATCCTTGCTCACCATGTACGCCATGCGCGGCTATTCCTTGAGCATGGAGCGGACGTACCGGGAGCAGGCCCAAAAGGAGTCCGAAAACGTGCGCCAGGCCCTGGCCAAGGCCCATGAGCTGTCGACCAAATACCCAGGGTTGGTGCGCCTCAAGGCCGATCTGCCGAAAGTTCAAAACGAGGTGGACGCCTACAATGGCCTGTCCGACAAGACGGAAAAACTGATCAACGCCCTTCTCGCCTCGCGCCAGAAGATGGACGCCGCGGCGGCGGAGTTCGTCGAGAGCGTGGAAACGCTCTCCGCGAGCCAACAGAAAAAGTTCGCCCAGGAGATTCAAACCCAGGCGGACTCGGCCCGCCTGGCCGAACGCCTCGGCAAGCTCGCCGACATCGAGGCGATCATCAAGATAGGCTTTGACATCCGGGTGAAGAACTTCAAGGCCCAGGCCGTCAATGACAAAAGCATCCGCGCCGAGGCGTTGCAAATGTTTCCCAAAGTGGAAGACGTCGTCGAACATCTCACCTCCGTCACGCGGCAAGAAGCGGACAAACAGGAAATCGGGCATGTGCGAAAGGCCCTGGCGGGCTACAAGAGCGCCATGATGGCCTTTGACACGAATACCGCCGCCCTGTCCGAACTTGGCGTCGAGCGCAACCAGCGGGCGGCCGAGATCGAAGAACTGGCCAAGGACATGGCCAAGGCGGGCATGACCAACACCCAGCGGCTGTCCGACGAGGCCGTGGCCGAGCTTGAGACGGCAAGCACCATCATGGTTTCCGGCCTCGTCGCCGCCCTGCTCCTTTGCATCGGCATCGCGCTCTCCCTGACCCGGACCATCACCCGGCCGATCCTGTCCAGCGCGGTCTTTGCCGACCGGGTGGCCGGCGGCGACCTCGACGGCGTGCTCGACATCCACCAGGGCGACGAGGTGGGCAAGCTCGCCGACAGCCTGCGCACCATGGTGGAACGGCTCAAGGAACGCATCCAGGAAGCCGACGCCCGCTCGGCCGAGGCGGCCGAGGAAGCGGCCAAGGCCAGGGAAGCCATGGACCGGGCCGAAGCGGCCCAGCGCGACGCCACGGCCCAGCGCGACGCCATGCTGACCGCCGCCGGCACCTTGCAGGAGGTGGCCCAGAACACGGCCACCGCCTCGGAAGAACTCTCGGCCCAGATCGAACAGGCCAGCAACGGCGCGACCCAGCAATCCCACAGCGCGGCCGAGACCGCCACGGCCATGGAAGAGATGAACTCCACCGTGCTCGAGGTGGCCAAGAACGCCTCCATGGCCGCCGGCACCGCCGACCAGGCCAAGGAAAAGGCCCTGCGCGGCAAGGAGGTCGTGGGCGAGGTCGTGCGCGGCATCGACACGGTGCAAAACCACGCCCGGGAGTTGCAGCGCGACATGGAGACCCTCGGCGAACGGGCCAGCGGCATCGGCGCGATCATGAACGTCATCTCCGACATCGCGGACCAGACCAACCTGCTGGCCTTAAACGCCGCCATCGAGGCCGCCCGGGCCGGCGACGCCGGGCGCGGCTTCGCGGTCGTTGCCGACGAAGTCAGAAAGCTGGCCGAAAAGACCATGAACGCCACCAAGGAGGTGGGCGACGCGGTCACCGGCATCCAGCAGGGCGCGGCCGGCAACGTGGACAAGGTCAAGCGGACGGTGGAGACCATCGCGGACACGACGCAGCTCGCCAACCAGTCCGGGGAAGCGCTCAACGAAATCGTGTCCCTGGCCGACATGGTGGCGAGCCAGATTCAGTCCATCGCCACGGCCTCGGAGCAGCAATCGGCCACGAGCGAGGAGATCAACCGCAGCATCGACGACATCAACCGGATTTC